Proteins encoded together in one Marinobacter sp. Arc7-DN-1 window:
- the atpD gene encoding F0F1 ATP synthase subunit beta: MSQDTLDASPGPGTGIIVGIRGGVVSVRFPEPVPHIRELLYAGKIALEVAALEDKGVVRCMALAPVKGLGLGMPVRATGSSITVPVGDAILGRMLNVFGAPVDNKPVPATSERRAIHQLPPLLEDRVVRSQILETGIKAIDLLSPIERGGKTGLFGGAGVGKTVLITELIHNTVQQHKGVSLFCGIGERSREAEELYREMGEAGVLDNTVMLFGQMNEAPGVRFLIGKTALTMAEYFRDEQHRDVLLLIDNIFRFVQAGSEVSGLLGRMPSRVGYQPTLATELAELEERITSTRSAAITSVQAVYVPADDFTDPAAAHIFSHLSGSVVLSRKRASEGLYPAIDPLASSSVMLTPSVVGQRHYDIARAVRRTLAEYEELRDIIAMLGIEELSAADRSTVARARRLERFLTQPFFTTAAFTGAEGKRVTIAETLDGCETILEQTEFGQSESEYYMIGALPEVVA, translated from the coding sequence GCTGGACGCGTCGCCGGGGCCTGGCACCGGCATCATCGTTGGTATCAGGGGCGGTGTTGTGAGTGTCCGGTTTCCTGAGCCGGTACCCCACATTCGCGAGCTCCTGTACGCTGGCAAGATTGCCCTCGAGGTGGCCGCACTTGAGGACAAGGGCGTGGTCCGTTGCATGGCATTGGCCCCGGTGAAGGGGCTGGGCTTGGGGATGCCGGTTCGGGCGACCGGTTCGTCGATCACCGTGCCGGTGGGTGATGCCATACTGGGGCGTATGCTCAACGTATTTGGTGCGCCTGTGGATAACAAACCGGTCCCGGCTACCAGTGAGCGCCGCGCTATCCATCAGCTCCCGCCGTTGCTGGAAGACCGTGTGGTCCGAAGCCAGATTCTGGAAACCGGCATCAAGGCCATTGATCTGCTGTCTCCCATTGAGCGGGGTGGAAAAACCGGCCTGTTCGGTGGCGCCGGGGTGGGAAAGACGGTTCTGATTACCGAACTGATCCATAACACGGTTCAGCAACACAAGGGCGTCAGCCTGTTTTGCGGTATTGGCGAACGGTCCCGGGAGGCGGAAGAGCTTTACCGGGAAATGGGCGAGGCCGGTGTACTTGATAACACCGTCATGCTGTTCGGGCAAATGAACGAGGCTCCGGGTGTCCGGTTCCTGATCGGCAAGACCGCGCTGACCATGGCGGAATATTTCCGCGACGAACAGCACCGGGATGTGCTGTTGCTGATCGACAACATTTTCCGCTTTGTCCAGGCGGGCTCGGAAGTGTCCGGGCTACTGGGGCGGATGCCTTCGCGGGTTGGCTATCAGCCGACACTGGCGACCGAGCTGGCCGAGCTGGAGGAGAGAATCACCTCAACCCGCAGCGCCGCAATCACGTCGGTTCAGGCCGTTTACGTGCCGGCCGACGATTTCACCGACCCTGCTGCCGCCCATATTTTCTCCCATTTGTCCGGTTCCGTGGTGCTGTCACGAAAACGTGCGAGCGAAGGTTTGTACCCGGCGATAGATCCCCTGGCATCGTCCTCGGTCATGCTTACGCCCTCTGTGGTCGGGCAGCGACATTACGACATTGCCCGGGCGGTGCGCCGAACCCTGGCTGAATACGAGGAATTGCGGGATATCATCGCCATGCTGGGCATTGAGGAGCTGTCGGCGGCGGACCGGTCAACCGTTGCCCGTGCCCGCCGGCTGGAAAGATTCCTGACCCAGCCGTTTTTTACCACCGCGGCCTTTACCGGTGCCGAAGGCAAGCGTGTGACCATCGCTGAGACACTTGATGGCTGTGAAACCATTCTGGAGCAGACTGAGTTCGGGCAGAGCGAAAGTGAGTACTACATGATTGGCGCATTGCCGGAGGTGGTGGCATGA
- a CDS encoding ATPase, with product MTMATEMEVCLRLPTRVLYQGMARKLFAVAENGAFGLLPNHIDFVTALEPSVLILTLADGNEQIFGIDEGILVKKGHQVDIAIRRGVLGENLDSLQASVKKNFIEVDEDERVARSALSRLEAGMVRRFADLQRPKP from the coding sequence ATGACAATGGCGACGGAGATGGAGGTGTGCCTCAGGCTGCCGACCCGGGTTCTCTATCAGGGCATGGCCCGCAAGCTGTTCGCCGTGGCGGAAAACGGAGCCTTCGGGCTATTGCCCAATCACATTGATTTCGTCACCGCGCTGGAACCGTCGGTGTTGATTCTGACCCTGGCGGATGGCAATGAGCAGATCTTCGGCATCGACGAGGGCATTCTGGTGAAAAAAGGCCATCAGGTGGATATCGCCATCCGGCGAGGTGTCCTCGGCGAGAACCTCGACTCCCTGCAGGCAAGCGTCAAGAAGAATTTTATCGAGGTGGACGAAGACGAACGCGTGGCCCGATCCGCACTGTCCAGGCTGGAGGCCGGCATGGTGCGCCGGTTTGCCGACCTGCAGCGGCCCAAGCCATGA
- a CDS encoding AtpZ/AtpI family protein: MTRRRGSPEDDIGRRARRLKKTRDNPGVSPLRGLGAFGMIGWSIAVPTVGGAFLGMWLDRNLPQEFPWVIALILGGVALGGFIAWAWISRESREEEDDNGDH; this comes from the coding sequence ATGACCCGGCGGCGCGGATCCCCGGAGGACGATATTGGCCGTCGGGCCCGACGTCTGAAAAAAACCAGGGATAACCCCGGGGTCAGCCCGCTGCGCGGTTTGGGGGCCTTCGGTATGATTGGCTGGTCCATTGCCGTCCCGACCGTGGGTGGCGCTTTCCTGGGGATGTGGCTTGATCGCAACCTGCCCCAGGAATTTCCGTGGGTTATTGCGCTGATTCTGGGCGGTGTCGCCCTGGGTGGTTTCATTGCCTGGGCCTGGATCAGCAGGGAAAGCAGGGAAGAGGAGGATGACAATGGTGATCATTGA
- a CDS encoding ATP synthase subunit I: MVIIDWPGALMGFGAGVVVSILYFAGLAVTVRVALGASRPSSVLLPSALVRIGLLLSVGWLVTAGVTLPWAFAGYGLAFFLVRLFATTLARLPRPEDI, encoded by the coding sequence ATGGTGATCATTGACTGGCCGGGCGCGCTGATGGGCTTTGGTGCCGGTGTGGTGGTGAGCATTCTGTATTTTGCGGGTCTGGCAGTGACTGTGCGTGTGGCACTGGGTGCCTCCCGTCCCAGTTCGGTGCTTCTGCCCAGCGCTCTGGTTCGGATCGGGCTGCTGCTATCCGTTGGTTGGCTGGTGACTGCCGGTGTAACCCTGCCTTGGGCCTTTGCCGGTTATGGACTGGCCTTTTTCCTCGTGCGCTTGTTTGCTACCACGCTTGCCCGCCTGCCACGTCCGGAGGATATCTGA
- a CDS encoding F0F1 ATP synthase subunit A gives MELTPDETIVFTIWGMGINETVVNTWIVMIILTVASILITRNLRPDVPPNRWRTTLEVIVTVIQSQIEEISPHASRHVLYFSGTLFLFIALSNLLLVVPGFSPPTASLSTTAALALSVLIAVPLFGITRQGIGGYLKTYIQPSVIMLPFNIISEFSRGISLAIRLYGNVMSGAVIAGILLGVAPFFFPVVMDVLGLLTGLIQAYIFAILATVYISSATATTGKSLSKENDK, from the coding sequence ATGGAACTGACACCCGATGAGACCATAGTGTTCACGATCTGGGGCATGGGCATTAACGAAACGGTCGTTAATACGTGGATCGTCATGATCATACTGACCGTTGCCTCAATTCTCATTACCCGCAATTTACGGCCGGATGTGCCACCAAACCGCTGGCGCACCACCCTGGAAGTGATTGTGACGGTCATCCAGAGCCAGATCGAGGAAATCTCGCCGCACGCTTCGCGCCATGTGCTCTATTTTTCCGGAACGCTGTTCCTGTTCATCGCGTTGTCGAATCTGCTGCTGGTGGTGCCGGGCTTTTCCCCGCCGACTGCCTCGCTCTCCACCACCGCTGCCCTGGCGTTGTCGGTACTGATTGCTGTGCCGCTGTTCGGGATTACCCGGCAGGGCATCGGTGGCTATCTCAAAACCTACATCCAGCCATCCGTCATCATGTTGCCGTTCAATATCATCAGCGAGTTCTCGCGTGGTATCTCCCTGGCCATCCGTCTGTATGGCAACGTTATGAGCGGCGCGGTCATCGCGGGCATCCTGCTGGGTGTCGCCCCATTCTTTTTTCCCGTGGTTATGGATGTACTCGGTTTGCTGACGGGCCTGATCCAGGCCTACATATTCGCCATCCTGGCGACGGTTTATATCTCATCGGCGACAGCCACCACTGGAAAGTCCCTGAGCAAGGAGAACGACAAATGA
- a CDS encoding F0F1 ATP synthase subunit C has protein sequence MTDFALIAAVSILTAGLSVSFGAIGPALGEGRAAAAALAAIAQQPDSASTLSRTLFVSLAMIESTAIYCFVVAMIVLFANPFWDQALQSAQSAAG, from the coding sequence ATGACTGACTTTGCGCTTATTGCTGCGGTCTCGATTCTGACCGCTGGCCTGTCCGTGTCTTTTGGTGCAATCGGCCCTGCTCTGGGAGAAGGCAGGGCTGCAGCCGCGGCCCTTGCCGCCATTGCCCAGCAGCCGGATTCGGCATCGACACTTTCGCGGACCCTATTCGTCAGCCTGGCAATGATTGAGTCCACGGCAATTTACTGTTTTGTCGTGGCGATGATCGTCCTGTTTGCCAATCCCTTCTGGGATCAGGCTCTGCAGTCCGCCCAGTCGGCCGCGGGTTGA
- a CDS encoding F0F1 ATP synthase subunit B, translating to MSVDWVTILAQVGNFLVLVWLLKRFLYKPILNGIDAREAEIATRMGEAEVARKKAAAAEAAFLEQKQKLLADNSVNAERIREQAEQEKDALLADTRKNLEREKQDWQSHLEAERERFTRELHLASAETLYRLVRRALHDLADEDLEEHIALNVIGKLKPLVRELTSAAGRSEQAIATTHTPLPENTQEKIRAALERLAPGLSLSFTTDARQAPGLILRIGSVQVAWTVDSYTDELTGLLADRLAAGGSGRVNNHG from the coding sequence ATGTCTGTTGACTGGGTCACGATCCTTGCCCAGGTTGGCAACTTTCTTGTGCTGGTCTGGCTGCTCAAGCGCTTTCTGTACAAGCCCATCCTGAATGGGATTGATGCCCGTGAGGCGGAGATCGCAACACGCATGGGTGAGGCGGAGGTCGCCCGGAAAAAAGCCGCCGCAGCCGAAGCCGCGTTTCTGGAACAGAAGCAGAAATTGCTGGCAGATAACTCCGTTAATGCGGAGCGGATTCGCGAGCAGGCGGAACAAGAGAAAGATGCCCTGCTGGCCGACACTCGCAAGAACCTGGAACGCGAAAAACAGGACTGGCAGTCGCATCTGGAGGCAGAGCGGGAAAGATTCACCAGGGAGTTGCACCTGGCCAGCGCCGAAACCCTCTACCGACTGGTTCGCCGGGCACTGCATGATCTGGCGGATGAGGATCTGGAGGAACACATTGCCCTGAATGTGATCGGCAAGCTGAAACCTTTGGTACGGGAGCTTACCTCCGCTGCTGGCCGTTCGGAACAGGCCATTGCCACTACCCATACGCCGCTTCCGGAGAACACGCAGGAAAAGATCAGGGCCGCGCTGGAACGTCTGGCTCCCGGTCTTTCCTTGAGTTTTACCACGGATGCCCGTCAGGCTCCTGGTCTGATTCTGCGGATTGGCAGTGTTCAGGTGGCCTGGACAGTCGATAGTTATACCGACGAGCTGACCGGGTTATTGGCAGACCGGCTGGCCGCCGGTGGATCCGGCAGGGTAAACAATCATGGCTGA
- a CDS encoding F0F1 ATP synthase subunit alpha, producing MAEEPAMTATKRFIDTLMDIPSPSLALTEVGMVTEVGDGIAVVSGLARALADELLVFASGVRGVVLDLEPGRLGVILLGPSERVMFGEDVWRTHKVFSVPVGPGLIGRVVDATGEPRDGKGRVASTAERPVEASAPGILSRAPVTRPLATGIKAIDGAVPVGLGQRELIIGDRQTGKTSIAVDTILNQARSNVLSIYCAIGQRGDAVARVIETLRQSGQIANTIVVAAGDEDTPGLAYIAPYAAMTMAEYFSNHGRDVLVVLDDLTHHARSYRELSLLLRRPPGREAFPGDIFYVHARLLERAGQFTPEAGGGAITALPIVETQAENLSAYIPTNLISITDGQIYLSPRLVRKNQFPAVDIGLSVSRVGGKAQHRAFRDVAGNLRVTLSQFEELEDFARFGTRLDDNTRARLSRGAAVRAALRQPERDPVPAVEQLLVLMAAMEGLLDGLSETAVAEAMARIREGVGDTLKGVAGSIGQNRSLDDDEKATLLRVAREVLKLPGGDGHDPDT from the coding sequence ATGGCTGAAGAACCGGCGATGACCGCAACAAAGAGGTTCATTGATACCCTGATGGACATCCCGAGTCCTTCACTGGCACTGACCGAAGTGGGCATGGTTACGGAGGTGGGTGACGGTATTGCCGTGGTGTCTGGCCTGGCGAGGGCCCTGGCGGATGAGCTGCTGGTCTTTGCCTCGGGTGTCCGGGGTGTGGTGCTTGATCTGGAGCCAGGCCGGCTGGGCGTTATCCTGCTTGGGCCCTCGGAGCGGGTGATGTTCGGGGAGGATGTCTGGCGGACTCATAAAGTGTTCAGTGTGCCGGTGGGGCCTGGCCTCATCGGCCGTGTTGTCGATGCCACCGGCGAGCCCCGGGACGGGAAAGGCAGGGTGGCCTCGACCGCGGAAAGGCCGGTGGAGGCCAGCGCCCCGGGTATACTGAGCCGTGCGCCGGTCACCCGCCCCCTCGCCACCGGCATCAAGGCGATTGATGGCGCGGTGCCCGTTGGGCTGGGCCAGCGGGAGTTGATTATCGGCGACCGGCAAACCGGAAAAACGTCCATTGCTGTCGATACCATTCTCAACCAGGCCCGTTCGAATGTTCTCAGCATTTATTGCGCGATCGGCCAGCGCGGTGACGCGGTTGCCCGTGTGATTGAAACCCTTCGGCAAAGTGGTCAGATCGCGAACACCATCGTGGTTGCTGCCGGCGATGAGGACACGCCGGGCCTCGCCTACATCGCACCGTATGCGGCGATGACCATGGCCGAATACTTTTCAAACCATGGCAGGGATGTGCTGGTTGTTCTCGACGACCTGACACACCATGCCCGTTCCTATCGCGAGCTGTCCCTGCTACTGCGTCGCCCGCCGGGTCGGGAAGCCTTCCCGGGTGACATATTCTATGTGCACGCACGACTCCTCGAACGGGCGGGACAGTTCACGCCGGAAGCTGGGGGGGGGGCCATCACCGCGCTGCCCATTGTCGAAACGCAGGCGGAAAATCTGTCCGCGTACATTCCGACCAATCTGATTTCGATTACCGATGGCCAGATCTATCTGTCGCCCCGGCTGGTGCGAAAAAACCAGTTTCCTGCGGTGGATATCGGGTTATCCGTATCGCGGGTAGGGGGCAAGGCCCAGCATCGGGCGTTCCGGGATGTGGCGGGCAACCTGCGCGTCACCCTGTCCCAGTTTGAGGAACTGGAGGATTTTGCCCGTTTTGGTACCCGCCTGGATGATAACACCCGGGCCCGCCTGAGCCGCGGGGCTGCCGTGCGTGCCGCGTTGCGTCAGCCCGAGCGGGACCCGGTTCCGGCAGTGGAACAGCTTCTGGTGCTGATGGCCGCGATGGAAGGGCTGCTCGACGGACTGTCCGAAACCGCCGTTGCCGAGGCCATGGCCAGGATCCGGGAAGGTGTCGGCGACACCCTGAAAGGCGTTGCCGGGAGCATCGGGCAAAACCGTTCTCTGGACGACGACGAAAAGGCAACCCTCCTGCGGGTGGCCCGTGAGGTGTTAAAGTTGCCTGGAGGCGATGGCCATGACCCAGACACTTGA
- a CDS encoding F0F1 ATP synthase subunit gamma: MTQTLETLSRLTATLTSIRGIVHTMKTMSAINAVPYEHAARSVESYHQTVLTGIRAFVAKTGPIAMPVAARAERILVVFGSDHGLCGNYNEVLAARALIEASRSEGGTRVLCVGARMNDALSDQGLGPEVTFLPPASADGIGRLASDIVTRLDEIGGGDVHNRIAVTLVFTRRAGKGQREPAVSPLLPLPPSLLSDPGKVGWQSRSLPDYTMQATPLLAALLRNHIFASVFQASAEAMVTENAARLALMQQAEQAVDERLEEVGGQFRLVRQDEITNELMDIIIGFEALKKESPAL; encoded by the coding sequence ATGACCCAGACACTTGAAACCCTGTCCCGCCTCACCGCCACGCTGACCAGTATTCGCGGCATTGTTCACACCATGAAAACCATGTCCGCGATCAACGCGGTACCGTATGAGCATGCGGCGAGGTCTGTTGAGTCCTACCACCAGACGGTGCTGACCGGCATCCGGGCATTTGTTGCCAAAACCGGCCCCATTGCGATGCCTGTCGCTGCGCGGGCTGAACGGATTCTGGTGGTGTTCGGCTCTGATCATGGCCTGTGTGGCAATTACAACGAGGTGCTTGCCGCGAGGGCATTGATCGAGGCTTCCCGGAGCGAGGGCGGTACCCGGGTATTGTGCGTCGGCGCCCGCATGAATGACGCCCTCAGCGATCAGGGGCTTGGCCCGGAAGTCACCTTCCTGCCGCCGGCGTCGGCCGATGGCATCGGGCGCCTTGCCAGTGACATCGTGACCCGGCTGGACGAGATCGGGGGTGGCGACGTACATAACCGGATTGCCGTAACCCTGGTGTTCACCCGGCGGGCAGGAAAGGGGCAGCGTGAACCGGCAGTAAGCCCGTTGTTGCCCTTGCCACCCTCGCTGCTGTCGGATCCGGGCAAGGTGGGCTGGCAGTCCCGGTCCCTCCCCGACTACACGATGCAGGCGACGCCGCTGCTTGCAGCGCTGCTTCGTAACCATATCTTTGCCAGCGTTTTTCAGGCATCGGCGGAAGCAATGGTCACCGAGAACGCGGCCAGGCTTGCGTTGATGCAGCAGGCGGAACAGGCGGTTGATGAACGGCTTGAGGAGGTTGGAGGGCAATTCAGGCTGGTGCGTCAGGATGAGATTACCAATGAGCTCATGGACATCATTATCGGTTTTGAGGCACTGAAAAAGGAATCACCAGCGTTATGA
- a CDS encoding efflux RND transporter periplasmic adaptor subunit, with protein sequence MGRLAAAGFIVTLGLLASAVQGQDGARALMTAVTERSEFHETVHLDGVIEAVQQSTVSAQTSGTVQSLPYDVDDSVAAGDLIVQLEDSEQRSRLRQAQAGLEEAEAALSDARQRFERIEAVHERGLVSRQEFDQARNNLAAARARVERASATVAEAREQLSYTRVLAPYGGILTERHVEVGESVNPGQPLLSGLSLEQLRVVVELPQKYAELARTERQAKVTLADGRVLETGEMTFYPYANPETHTFRLRMRLSEPNGSLFPGMLVKVGVPVASREALWVPASSLIQRSELRAVFVLDDQGRPRLRQVRTGVRDNGRLEILAGLSEGERVVTNPSELVGSDRLNLVTELGTESGPEANP encoded by the coding sequence ATGGGGCGGTTAGCTGCTGCGGGCTTTATCGTCACTCTGGGGCTGCTGGCCTCTGCGGTCCAGGGGCAGGACGGCGCCCGGGCGCTGATGACAGCGGTCACGGAGCGCAGCGAGTTTCATGAGACCGTCCATCTTGATGGTGTTATTGAGGCTGTTCAGCAGAGCACTGTCTCTGCCCAGACCAGTGGTACCGTCCAGAGCCTGCCCTATGATGTTGACGATTCTGTCGCCGCCGGAGACCTTATCGTTCAGCTCGAGGACAGTGAACAACGGTCCCGGCTGCGCCAGGCCCAGGCGGGACTGGAGGAAGCCGAAGCGGCACTCTCGGATGCGCGCCAACGCTTTGAGCGTATCGAGGCGGTTCATGAACGGGGACTGGTGTCCCGCCAGGAGTTTGATCAGGCTCGCAACAATCTGGCGGCCGCCCGGGCCAGGGTGGAGCGTGCCAGCGCCACGGTTGCCGAGGCCCGGGAGCAGCTGTCCTACACCCGGGTGCTGGCGCCCTATGGCGGCATCCTCACCGAGCGGCATGTGGAAGTAGGAGAGTCCGTAAATCCCGGCCAGCCACTGCTCAGCGGGCTCTCCCTGGAGCAGCTCCGGGTCGTGGTTGAACTGCCACAGAAATACGCGGAACTCGCGCGGACCGAGCGCCAGGCAAAGGTCACTCTTGCCGATGGCCGGGTGCTGGAGACCGGTGAGATGACCTTTTACCCCTACGCGAATCCGGAAACCCACACCTTCCGCCTGAGAATGCGCCTGAGTGAGCCCAACGGCTCCCTGTTTCCCGGCATGCTGGTCAAAGTCGGCGTGCCCGTCGCCAGTCGTGAGGCCCTCTGGGTGCCGGCCAGCAGCCTGATTCAGCGCAGCGAACTGAGAGCGGTTTTTGTGCTGGATGATCAGGGCCGGCCCCGGCTCCGCCAGGTGCGCACCGGGGTCCGCGATAATGGCCGGCTCGAAATCCTGGCGGGCCTGAGCGAAGGCGAACGGGTGGTTACCAACCCATCGGAGCTGGTTGGCAGTGATCGGCTGAACCTTGTCACGGAGTTAGGTACAGAGTCGGGCCCGGAGGCGAATCCGTGA